TGTTCCTAAACTCTCCTGATGGCTCTATGATAACGTCCTAACCCAAATACGTAGTGCTATAAAATCCAAAATCTAAAATCGATACCAAAGGCACTCAGAAAGTCAATCAGCAATGGCACTCCAGGTCTACGGAATTCCTAACTGCGGAACTTGCAAAAAGGCGATCGCCTGGCTCGATCGCAACGCAGTCGAGTACGAGTTCATCAACACCAAAGAAACCCCACCCACCCAAGCGCAAATTGAGGACTGGATCGCGACATTGGGGTCAAAGCCGATGCGAAACACTTCAGGGCAGTCCTACCGGGCGCTGGGCGAGAAAAAAGACACCTGGGACGACGCAGACTGGGCCAAAGCCTTTGCCGCAGATGCCATGCTGCTAAAGCGACCGCTGTTTGTGAAAGACGGCAAGGCCGTGATGGTGGGATTCAAGGCGGCGGAGGCCGTGGTGAAGGAGACGCTGGGCGTGTAGGAGCGTGATGGAAGAACGTTACGAGACGCGATGTGCAACTTTCAATCTGCCCTCATCCCCTGCCCCCTTCTCCCGACTTGGGAGAAGGAGAGCAAGAGAGGGTTGAAGTCCCTCTCCCGCTCTGTGCTTCTTCATCTCCACACCCCGTTACCCCTCTTTTCCCATCGCTTTGATATCCACGCTGCGCCACAGATACCAAGCGGCGATCGTGCGGTAGGGTCGCCACGGTTCGGCGATTTGCAGCATGGTGTTCTTGTTGGGCAGGTCGGGCAGGCTGTAGAGCAAGCGCATTCCGTTGCGAATGCCCAAGTCGTCTACAGGCAGCACGTCCCAGCGGTGCAGCCGAAAGATCAACAGCATTTCCGCAGTCCATTTGCCAATGCCCTTGACTTGGGTCAGCGTGCGGATAATTGCATCAGCCTCCAGTTGCTCCAGATCCTCTAGGCTGGGCAGCCCGTCCAGCACTTTTTGCGCCAGGTCTTTGACGTACAGCGTCTTGGCGCGAGATAGCCCCGCACCCCGCAACACCTCGTCCGGCGTAGCCAGAATTTCGGCAGCCGTGGGGTGCGGCGTGTGGGGATAGAGTGCCAAAAAGCGGCGGTGAATGGTGCCTGCGGCTTTGCCGGAAAGCTGCTGGTAAATGATGGATTCCGCTAGAGATTCCAGCAAATCGCCTGTCTGCCGATCGTGCCAGAGGGTGCAGGGGCCGCTGCGCTCGATTGTCGCTGCCAGGATGGGATCAGCCGCTTGCAAATGGGCGATCGCCCTTGAATAGTCCATCTATATTCCTCTTTGGATTATCCCTCCTCGAATTCTCAATAAGGAAAGGGCACCTCGAAAAATTCAGATCCTCTTGAGAATAGCTACGAAAAAACAAGGTTTCCAGGCTCCTAAAATTCTCAATCAGGCAATTAATCGAGGTGCCCGGAAATTAATTGAGGTGCCCTACAGCTAATTCGTACTGGATTTCTTCGCTACGTAACGATACTGCAAATCAACCCAGTTTCTTTCTGGCCATGTGATTAAAACTTGACCGC
The Thermoleptolyngbya sichuanensis A183 DNA segment above includes these coding regions:
- a CDS encoding Spx/MgsR family RNA polymerase-binding regulatory protein yields the protein MALQVYGIPNCGTCKKAIAWLDRNAVEYEFINTKETPPTQAQIEDWIATLGSKPMRNTSGQSYRALGEKKDTWDDADWAKAFAADAMLLKRPLFVKDGKAVMVGFKAAEAVVKETLGV
- a CDS encoding DNA-3-methyladenine glycosylase family protein, with translation MDYSRAIAHLQAADPILAATIERSGPCTLWHDRQTGDLLESLAESIIYQQLSGKAAGTIHRRFLALYPHTPHPTAAEILATPDEVLRGAGLSRAKTLYVKDLAQKVLDGLPSLEDLEQLEADAIIRTLTQVKGIGKWTAEMLLIFRLHRWDVLPVDDLGIRNGMRLLYSLPDLPNKNTMLQIAEPWRPYRTIAAWYLWRSVDIKAMGKEG